Within the Marinobacter sp. SS13-12 genome, the region AAGTCGACGAAGAGGATTTCTACAAGGTAGCCATGTCTGCCTCCGTGGAGCATGAACTGTTCCAGTGGAGCTGGCGGGTCAAAGGTCGGTACCAGTTTGCAGATGAAGACCTTCCGGCCTCCGAGTACATCACAGTTGCTGGCCCGTCCATGCTCACCGGTTTCAACGGTCAGTCAGTTGCCGTGGTCAGGGGTGGTTGGCTTCGGCTGGATACGGCCAGCCCCGCCTGGCCGATGCCCTTTGTCGATGGCGTATTGTCCAGTGTTAACTTTGCTGTGCTGCAGGGCTGGATCCCCTATTCAAGGGCCCAGGCAAACCGGCACGGTACGGCCAGTGCGGGCCAGGTCTCATTGAAGATGCAGGGCCGCGCTTTTACCGCCAATGTCAGCGTGGGCCGGATGATTCGTACGTCAAGTACGGCCATGACAATGCCCGACCATCCGGACGTGCGGTTCTCGCTGTCCATGGGGATCTGATCCCGAGCCTTACAAACTTGTCACTTGAGTAAGTTTCGACCGCAGGTGCTACATTAGTAGATCTAAGGGATGGAATTGAGGTCGGAGAACCATGCGCTCAGGGACAGAATTGCCAACGCTGCTTATATTGGCGTGTTTTCTCTACACCATTCCGGCTAAGGCTTTAGAGTTCGGAGAAGTGGTCGACAAGGCCAGGGCCCTGGCCGAACAAAAGTATGAGCAGCCACCGGAAGTGCCGGGATTCCTCCGGGACCTGGATTACCGTGAGTATCAGTCGATTCGATTCAATCCGGAGGCCAGCCTCTGGCGGGAAGGTCTTTCTCTTTTCCGGGTCATGATGGTGCCACCCGGGAATTTCTATACCCACACGGTAAAGCTCAACGAGATTGACGCCACCGGGGTGCGCCCCATCACTTTTGACAAGACGGCCTACAGCTTCCCCAATGACCTTGCCAAACGACTTCCCCCCGATCTTGGCCATGCCGGCTTCAAGCTGACTTACCCCCTTGGCGAGGGAACGGAGCAGAATCAGTTTCTGGTTTTCGCCGGAGCAAGTTATTTTCGGGGCGTAGGCGCGGATAATAGTTTCGGGCTGTCGGCCAGAGGCATTGCCTTGAACACCGGCCTTCCCTCTGGTGAAGAGTTTCCTTCCTTTATTGAGTTCTGGCTTGAGCGTCCCGGCGGTAGCAGTGATCGTGTGAGGGTTTACGGGCTACTGAACGGGCCCAGTGTCGCCGGTGCCTACCGCTTCGATATAAAGCCGGGGTCGACCACGCGGATAGATGTCAGTGCGGAACTGTTTTTCCGTTCAGATGTGGAGCAGCCGGGCCTGGCACCACTTACCTCCATGTTCTACTACGGCGAGAACACCGTGCGGCCGGTGGGGGAGTGGCGGCCGCAGGTTCATGATTCGGATGGCCTGCTGATTCACGACGCGGGCAGTGGCGAGTGGTTGTGGCGACCACTGGTGAATCCTTCCCGCCTCAAACTCAGTTACCTGCAGATCAACCGCCTTGGCGGTTTTGGCCTGATCCAGAGAGACACCGCCTTCCACCAGTTTGAAGATGCAGAAGCCCGATACGATTTGCGCCCCAGCGCCTGGGTCTCACCCCGGCCAGGCTGGTCAGACGGCGAAGTGGTGCTGGTAGAGATCCCCACGGATTCGGAAACCAACGACAACGTAGTCGCGTTCTGGAAACCGAAGGGAGGTGCGAGCAAGGGAGAGCACCGTAAACTGGACTATACGCTCAGCTTTGGCGGCAAAGACGTGGCAGGCCAGGAGACCGGGAGTGCGGTAAACACCTTTGTGGGGGATGGCGACCGCACCGGAGGTGGTGATGCCGCGAATGCCTTCCGTATCATTGTCGATTTTGCTGGCGGGCCGCTGGATGCCCTCAAGCCGGACGCTGCGGTGGTTGGCAGTGCCAGTATAGGAAGCGGTGGCGACGGGGCTGAAGTCCTCGAGCATTATGTGGAATTCATCGAGGCTGACAACAACTGGCGGCTGTCGATGCTGGTGCGGCCCGGCAAAGGAACGGATACGGTTCTGCGCGGCCAGTTGCTGCTGGACGACAAGCCGGTGACGGAAGTCTGGACCTATTCGCTATCGGAGGCTGCCAGGATCCGACAGGGTGGGTCATGACCAGCGCCCTGAACATGCCGGAAATCCTGTGCCAGCAGGCGCTGGAACGGGTACTGGCCTACCTGGGTGATGACGGTGTTGTACTGACAGCGGACACCTGCAGGAAGGCCCTCCGACTTGTGGAGTCAGCACTCACCGAAGGTGCCGGCCCCGACCTGCCTGCCCGATGTATTGCCAGCATTCCCGATTATTTCGAACGTCCCTCTGAAAGCATTCCGGAAGCCAACCCACCGTTGAAGCGCGGATGCATCGGTTATGACTGACATGGACAACGCAGCAAAGGCATTGGCCAGAAGACGTTCCGGCGGCTGGCGCAGAGTCGCCACAATCAGGCGTTTTCTGATGACCGTCTTTGTGGTGGGACAGACCCTTGTCGCCTGCTACTTTCTGCTCTGGGTTCTGCCATACCACGGTGGCACTCTGGTGGAGCTGGGGCTCCTGGTGCTGTTTGCCCTGCTGTACATGTGGATTGCGGTGGGCTTCTGGACGGCAATCCTCGGTTTTGTGTTAAGGCTGGTCGGAGGCGACCGCTACAGCCTGTTGAAGCGGTATGCAGGAGAGGCGCTGGAAGCCACGCCGCTGGCCAGAACGGCCATTATCATGCCGGTCTATCACGAGCCCGTGTACTGGACACTCAGTGGGCTCAAGGCAGTGTACCGGGACCTGGAACGCTCCGGCCATCTGGACCAGTTCGAATTCCATATTCTTTCCGACAGCCGGGACCCGAATGTCTGGCTCGAAGAACAAGCTACCTGGTATCGCCTGTGCCAGGAACTCGGGGCCGAAGGCCGTTTGTTCTATCGTCGCCGGCGGGTGAATCTCAATTTCAAGAGCGGCAATGTGGCGGACTTTCTGCGCCGCTGGGGCCGCCGCTATCGCTACATGGTGGTCCTTGATGCTGACAGTCTGCTCAGTGCTGACACCATCGTGCGCATGGTGCAACTGATGGAGCGGGAGCCGAACGTCGGCATACTGCAGACGGCGCCTTCCCTCATCAACGGTGAATCCCTGTTTGCCCGGGTACAGCAGTTCTCCAACCGGCTCTATTCCACCCTGTTTGCTACTGGCCTTGCCGCCATCCAGATGGGAGATGCCGCCTTCTGGGGGCACAACGCCATTATCCGGATCAAACCCTTTATGGCTCATTGCGGCCTGCGCAAGCTGCGCGGGTTTGGCCTGTTCCGCGGTCCTATCATGAGCCACGACTTCGTAGAGGCAGCCTACATGGGCAGGGCCGGTTACGAAGTCTGGCTGGAGCCCGGTCTGAGCAACAGTTTCGAAGAGTCTCCGCCAACGCTGACGGACGAACTGTCCCGAGACAACCGCTGGTCCCGTGGCAATCTGCAGCACCTGTGGATTCTGTTGTTCGGGCGCCGGCTTCGCCTGGCCCACAGGATGGCCCTGTTAAACGGCGTTATGGCCTATATGGCCTCGCCCCTTTGGCTGGGGTTCCTGATTCTCACCACCGTGGAAGCGGTTCAGATGACCGTGGCCAGCATCGATTACTTCCCGGAGGGGCACCAGGGGTTGTTCCCGCTCTGGCCTGAATGGCGACCAGAATGGGCTTTGGGCCTTGCGTTAAGCACCCTGTCGCTGTTGTTCATTCCGAAATTCCTGGCCATTCTGGACGCGGTTATTCACGGCACTTCCCGGCATTTTGGCGGCGTTTTTCGGTTATTTGTCTCGGTGCTGGTCGAAATTGTGGTTTCAGTGC harbors:
- a CDS encoding glucan biosynthesis protein G, translating into MRSGTELPTLLILACFLYTIPAKALEFGEVVDKARALAEQKYEQPPEVPGFLRDLDYREYQSIRFNPEASLWREGLSLFRVMMVPPGNFYTHTVKLNEIDATGVRPITFDKTAYSFPNDLAKRLPPDLGHAGFKLTYPLGEGTEQNQFLVFAGASYFRGVGADNSFGLSARGIALNTGLPSGEEFPSFIEFWLERPGGSSDRVRVYGLLNGPSVAGAYRFDIKPGSTTRIDVSAELFFRSDVEQPGLAPLTSMFYYGENTVRPVGEWRPQVHDSDGLLIHDAGSGEWLWRPLVNPSRLKLSYLQINRLGGFGLIQRDTAFHQFEDAEARYDLRPSAWVSPRPGWSDGEVVLVEIPTDSETNDNVVAFWKPKGGASKGEHRKLDYTLSFGGKDVAGQETGSAVNTFVGDGDRTGGGDAANAFRIIVDFAGGPLDALKPDAAVVGSASIGSGGDGAEVLEHYVEFIEADNNWRLSMLVRPGKGTDTVLRGQLLLDDKPVTEVWTYSLSEAARIRQGGS
- the mdoH gene encoding glucans biosynthesis glucosyltransferase MdoH produces the protein MTDMDNAAKALARRRSGGWRRVATIRRFLMTVFVVGQTLVACYFLLWVLPYHGGTLVELGLLVLFALLYMWIAVGFWTAILGFVLRLVGGDRYSLLKRYAGEALEATPLARTAIIMPVYHEPVYWTLSGLKAVYRDLERSGHLDQFEFHILSDSRDPNVWLEEQATWYRLCQELGAEGRLFYRRRRVNLNFKSGNVADFLRRWGRRYRYMVVLDADSLLSADTIVRMVQLMEREPNVGILQTAPSLINGESLFARVQQFSNRLYSTLFATGLAAIQMGDAAFWGHNAIIRIKPFMAHCGLRKLRGFGLFRGPIMSHDFVEAAYMGRAGYEVWLEPGLSNSFEESPPTLTDELSRDNRWSRGNLQHLWILLFGRRLRLAHRMALLNGVMAYMASPLWLGFLILTTVEAVQMTVASIDYFPEGHQGLFPLWPEWRPEWALGLALSTLSLLFIPKFLAILDAVIHGTSRHFGGVFRLFVSVLVEIVVSVLLAPVRMIAHSQYVLGALLNVSLTWAGQNRTQETSWREALVTQFPGMVLAAGWSAFAWSLDPMFFLWSLPVAIPLVLAAPTSVLLSRISAGQALRKLGMLVIPEERESVQVLDDARAARSDSRNASMLTAVEEAVVRPRLNRLHQALARDVRLAKREALLVPLVEHCGTAGPDSLSRSELSQLFRDRQSLAELHERAWQAPTDSFWGRRIAILSRKGRKRRTRSA